A single Halogeometricum rufum DNA region contains:
- a CDS encoding baeRF10 domain-containing protein has protein sequence MSTHDSLHDRIEAVSATEADGEQLVTVAVPPDESMQAMQRRVESEHAEAEYLDVREEVRRPLERALEETRRLLHDYEETPENGFAAYVGVSDTDLVQYVFDDLPAPVSESAYGHANEFDTDPLEPATERTDTHGLLVVARESAAFGRYDGETITHVDTVESDVPSKQAAEGRNENRFEGRSEERTEEFFDEIGSAAARVFLDDAPVEGADEASPEAEFEASGLLLGGSDVVVEQFRDGDHLPEPVGDAVTGSFEVEYASEQGLRQLVDAAESAGELGTTDARETLDRLFDALDGDETPVATGREGVEEALELEAVETLLVADSLPEAEVQSLVERAEQQGGESVVAPTGLDRTDRLEAAFDGVGALLRFPVE, from the coding sequence ATGTCTACACACGACTCCCTCCACGACCGAATCGAAGCGGTCTCGGCCACCGAAGCGGACGGCGAACAACTCGTCACCGTCGCGGTCCCGCCCGACGAGTCGATGCAGGCGATGCAGCGACGCGTCGAATCGGAACACGCCGAGGCGGAGTACCTCGACGTCCGCGAGGAGGTCCGACGACCCCTCGAACGGGCGCTGGAGGAGACGCGGCGTCTCCTCCACGACTACGAGGAGACGCCCGAGAACGGGTTCGCCGCCTACGTCGGCGTCTCGGACACCGACCTCGTCCAGTACGTCTTCGACGACCTGCCGGCACCCGTCTCCGAGTCGGCGTACGGGCACGCCAACGAGTTCGACACGGACCCGCTGGAACCCGCGACGGAGCGAACCGACACCCACGGCCTCCTGGTCGTCGCTCGCGAGAGCGCGGCGTTCGGGCGGTACGACGGCGAGACCATCACCCACGTCGACACCGTCGAGAGCGACGTGCCGAGCAAGCAGGCGGCCGAGGGGCGGAACGAGAACCGCTTCGAGGGCCGAAGCGAGGAGCGGACCGAGGAGTTCTTCGACGAAATCGGCTCGGCGGCCGCGCGCGTCTTCCTCGACGACGCGCCCGTCGAGGGTGCCGACGAGGCGAGTCCCGAGGCCGAGTTCGAGGCATCGGGGCTCCTCCTGGGCGGCAGCGACGTCGTCGTCGAGCAGTTCCGGGACGGCGACCACCTGCCCGAACCGGTCGGGGACGCCGTCACCGGGTCGTTCGAGGTGGAGTACGCCTCCGAACAGGGCCTCAGACAACTCGTCGACGCGGCCGAGTCGGCGGGCGAACTCGGCACGACCGACGCCCGGGAGACGCTCGACCGGTTGTTCGACGCGCTCGACGGCGACGAGACGCCCGTCGCGACGGGCCGCGAGGGCGTCGAGGAAGCGCTCGAACTGGAGGCCGTCGAGACGCTGCTCGTCGCGGACTCGCTCCCCGAGGCGGAGGTGCAGTCGCTGGTCGAACGCGCCGAACAGCAGGGCGGCGAGAGCGTCGTCGCCCCGACGGGACTCGACCGGACCGACCGACTCGAAGCGGCGTTCGACGGCGTCGGCGCGCTGCTCCGGTTCCCCGTCGAGTGA
- a CDS encoding amidase → MSTAPPDSFEFVETTVAEVHAAMTDGRITAEALVERYLARIDAYDDDLNAILTVNDDARRRARDLDARFAEDGPVGPLHGVPVLLKDNQDTHDMPTTAGSVALADSRPPRDAFVVERLREAGAVILAKANLQELSFGVDTVSSLGGATRNAYDLGRRPSGSSGGTAAAVAANLATVGTGSDTCSSVRSPPAFNALVGVRPTRGLVSRTGIVPLSETQDTAGPVTRTVEDAARMLDAMAGYDPEDPVTATGADEVPADGYVSHLDPDGLDGARIGVAREFFGVHDETSASEADAAAVTAVVDDAIEAMAAAGATVVDPVDVVDADALGSARVIPHEFARDFDRYLARLGGAAPHDSLAAVYETGTITPSVESRFEAAGILDVDADTLEEDADYLRRLRRRTELREAVLARMVEDDLDALLYPPSRVPPVEIPEHQPFSEMNCELAAHTGLPAMVLPAGFTDDGLPVGVELLGRRFAEPHLFELGYGFERATDPRTPPERFGPLDGA, encoded by the coding sequence ATGTCCACCGCGCCACCCGACTCCTTCGAGTTCGTCGAGACGACCGTCGCCGAGGTTCACGCCGCCATGACCGACGGACGAATCACCGCCGAAGCGCTGGTCGAGCGCTATCTGGCCCGCATCGACGCCTACGACGACGACCTGAACGCGATTCTGACCGTGAACGACGACGCGCGGCGACGCGCCCGTGACCTCGACGCGCGGTTCGCCGAGGACGGCCCGGTGGGACCGCTCCACGGCGTCCCCGTACTTCTCAAGGACAATCAGGACACCCACGACATGCCGACGACGGCGGGATCGGTGGCGCTCGCGGACTCGCGGCCGCCGCGCGACGCGTTCGTCGTCGAACGACTTCGCGAGGCGGGCGCGGTGATTCTCGCGAAGGCGAACCTGCAGGAACTGTCGTTCGGCGTCGACACCGTGAGTTCGCTCGGCGGCGCGACGCGGAACGCATACGACCTCGGCCGGCGGCCCTCGGGGTCCAGCGGTGGGACGGCCGCGGCCGTCGCCGCCAACCTCGCCACCGTCGGCACCGGGTCGGACACCTGCTCGTCGGTCCGGTCGCCGCCCGCGTTCAACGCCCTCGTGGGCGTCCGTCCGACGCGAGGGCTGGTGAGCCGGACGGGAATCGTCCCGCTGAGCGAGACGCAGGACACCGCGGGGCCCGTCACGAGGACCGTCGAAGACGCCGCGCGGATGCTGGACGCGATGGCCGGCTACGACCCCGAGGACCCGGTCACGGCGACCGGCGCGGACGAGGTTCCGGCGGACGGCTACGTCTCGCATCTCGACCCCGACGGGCTCGACGGGGCGCGAATCGGCGTCGCCCGGGAGTTCTTCGGCGTCCACGACGAGACCAGCGCGTCCGAAGCCGACGCCGCGGCCGTGACGGCCGTCGTCGACGACGCCATCGAGGCGATGGCCGCGGCCGGCGCGACGGTAGTCGACCCGGTGGACGTCGTCGACGCGGACGCCCTCGGGAGCGCGCGCGTCATCCCGCACGAGTTCGCTCGCGACTTCGACCGCTACCTCGCGCGCCTCGGCGGCGCGGCACCGCACGACTCGCTGGCCGCCGTCTACGAGACGGGGACGATTACGCCCTCGGTCGAGTCGCGGTTCGAAGCCGCGGGCATCCTCGACGTCGACGCCGACACGCTGGAGGAGGACGCCGACTACCTCCGGCGACTCCGACGGCGGACGGAACTCCGGGAGGCGGTCCTCGCCCGGATGGTCGAGGACGACCTGGACGCGTTGCTGTACCCGCCGTCGCGCGTCCCCCCGGTCGAGATTCCCGAACACCAGCCGTTCTCGGAGATGAACTGCGAACTCGCCGCCCACACGGGACTGCCCGCGATGGTGCTGCCGGCCGGCTTCACGGACGACGGACTCCCGGTCGGCGTCGAACTGCTCGGACGGCGGTTCGCCGAACCGCACCTGTTCGAGTTGGGCTACGGGTTCGAGCGCGCGACCGACCCCCGAACGCCGCCGGAGCGGTTCGGCCCGCTGGACGGAGCGTAG